One Angustibacter sp. Root456 genomic window carries:
- a CDS encoding glycerate kinase: protein MSDAGASGGRPARVVIAPDSFKGSCPADLAAQALADGWLSGRPRDEVALRPLADGGEGTLDVMAASTQGSRIVDVGAVRGPLGAPTPGRYLALADGTVVVELAVASGLHLAASSGPADPADPADPLRASTFGTGQIIKEALRRGATRLVLAVGGSATTDGGSGLLQALGLRLVDAAGRDVPDGGAGLLQLHRADADGLIAPPLGGVEVLVDVVNPLLGPRGAAAVFAPQKGADADAVATLERGLARWAELSGGDPQTPGAGAAGGTAYGVATWWGAHLVPGADHVAELVGLGAAVARSDVVITGEGRFDATSLGGKVVGAVLRRAVAAGARVHVVCGRADADVRVPGGAAVPQVLALADLAGSAQAAMADPQRWLRAAGVRLAEAHGTQQR, encoded by the coding sequence GTGAGCGACGCCGGCGCGAGCGGCGGCCGGCCGGCTCGCGTGGTGATCGCGCCCGACTCCTTCAAGGGCAGCTGCCCTGCTGACCTGGCCGCGCAGGCGCTCGCGGACGGCTGGCTGTCGGGGCGGCCGCGCGACGAGGTGGCGTTGCGTCCGCTCGCGGACGGCGGCGAGGGCACCCTCGACGTCATGGCCGCCAGCACCCAGGGCAGCCGGATCGTCGACGTGGGCGCGGTGCGCGGACCGCTCGGTGCGCCGACGCCGGGCCGCTACCTGGCGCTGGCGGACGGCACGGTGGTGGTCGAGCTCGCCGTGGCGTCCGGGCTGCACCTGGCCGCCTCATCAGGCCCGGCAGACCCGGCAGACCCGGCAGACCCGTTGCGCGCCAGCACGTTCGGCACCGGGCAGATCATCAAGGAGGCGCTGCGGCGGGGCGCCACTCGACTCGTCCTCGCCGTCGGCGGCTCGGCCACGACCGACGGCGGTAGCGGCCTGCTGCAGGCGCTCGGGCTGCGCCTGGTCGACGCCGCTGGTCGCGACGTCCCGGATGGCGGCGCCGGTCTGCTGCAGTTGCACCGCGCCGATGCCGACGGCCTCATCGCGCCGCCACTCGGTGGCGTCGAGGTGCTGGTCGACGTCGTCAACCCCCTGCTCGGCCCGCGTGGCGCGGCAGCGGTGTTCGCACCGCAGAAAGGCGCGGACGCCGATGCCGTGGCCACGCTCGAGCGTGGGCTCGCCCGGTGGGCCGAGCTCTCAGGTGGCGACCCGCAGACGCCAGGTGCCGGCGCAGCGGGTGGGACGGCGTACGGCGTCGCGACCTGGTGGGGCGCTCACCTGGTGCCCGGGGCCGACCACGTCGCCGAGCTGGTTGGCCTGGGAGCCGCGGTGGCCAGGTCGGACGTCGTCATCACCGGCGAGGGGCGGTTCGACGCCACCAGCCTCGGCGGCAAGGTCGTCGGCGCGGTGCTGCGCCGAGCCGTCGCCGCCGGCGCGAGAGTGCACGTCGTGTGCGGCCGGGCCGACGCCGACGTCCGCGTCCCAGGCGGCGCGGCCGTGCCGCAGGTGCTGGCGCTGGCCGACCTCGCCGGGTCGGCGCAGGCCGCGATGGCCGACCCGCAGCGCTGGCTGCGCGCGGCCGGCGTGCGCCTGGCCGAGGCGCACGGCACCCAGCAGCGCTAG
- a CDS encoding class I SAM-dependent methyltransferase, translated as MAEGTDHDVDHYFTAQPASPGDLRPLAVRLGGRELQLATASGVFSPDRLDTGTQVLLREAPAPPAHGDLLDLGCGWGPVALHLALTSPEARVWGVDVNERSVDLLRRNAEHLGLPGVRACLPDDVPDDVRFGAIWSNPPIRVGKAVLHDLLLRWLPRLDDGASAYLVVQKNLGSDSLQRWLAEQVGPQGFVVDRYASAKGFRVLHVQAP; from the coding sequence GTGGCTGAGGGCACCGATCACGACGTCGATCACTACTTCACCGCGCAGCCTGCGAGCCCGGGCGACCTGCGCCCGCTCGCGGTGCGCCTCGGGGGTCGCGAGCTGCAGCTCGCCACGGCCTCGGGCGTCTTCAGCCCCGACCGGCTCGACACCGGCACGCAGGTGCTGCTGCGCGAGGCACCGGCCCCACCGGCGCACGGCGACCTGCTCGATCTGGGCTGCGGCTGGGGCCCGGTGGCGTTGCACCTCGCCCTGACCTCGCCCGAGGCTCGGGTGTGGGGCGTCGACGTCAACGAGCGCTCGGTCGACCTGCTGCGGCGCAACGCCGAGCACCTGGGACTGCCCGGCGTGCGGGCGTGCCTGCCCGATGACGTGCCGGACGACGTCCGGTTCGGCGCGATCTGGAGCAACCCGCCGATCCGGGTGGGCAAGGCGGTGCTGCACGACCTGCTCCTGCGGTGGCTGCCCCGCCTCGACGACGGCGCCAGCGCCTACCTCGTGGTGCAGAAGAACCTCGGCTCGGACTCCCTGCAGCGCTGGCTCGCCGAGCAGGTCGGCCCGCAGGGCTTCGTGGTCGACCGGTACGCGAGCGCGAAGGGCTTTCGCGTCCTGCACGTGCAGGCGCCGTGA